A section of the Meiothermus sp. CFH 77666 genome encodes:
- a CDS encoding transposase, which yields MGHQRSPRPSCRAGKAAQSRPSLHLKVARIIYAQTQTVFPEYSHPNSPKTYTLPQLAACVMLCFYFKMSYRDFVELLRMSQELREALELEEVPHYSTLSRMYQRFRASHLDEMNRQ from the coding sequence AACGCTCCCCAAGACCTTCTTGCCGGGCGGGTAAAGCAGCCCAGTCACGACCGAGCCTGCACCTGAAGGTTGCGCGAATCATCTACGCCCAGACCCAAACGGTCTTTCCCGAGTACAGCCACCCCAATAGCCCCAAGACATATACCCTCCCCCAACTGGCCGCCTGCGTTATGTTGTGCTTCTACTTCAAGATGAGCTACCGTGACTTTGTAGAGCTTTTGCGGATGAGCCAGGAACTCAGGGAGGCACTGGAACTCGAAGAGGTGCCTCACTACAGCACCCTCAGCCGGATGTATCAGCGCTTTCGTGCAAGTCACCTGGATGAGATGAACCGGCAG